TTAAAAAGTGGATGAGAAAAGAATTACTATTAGTTGTCGTGGCTATTCGAGTCAACGTCGTCCTTCTTCGAGCAATCGTAGTCGAGTGCCAGTTCGATACCACCGGCAATGAGGTCGAGCTCTTGCTCGTTGATTTGCTCGAAGCCTTCCAGAGTTTGCAGAGAATTTTGCATTGTGTTAATTTTTAAAAGTGGATGAGAAATTATTAACCGTCGTAGCTATTCGAGTCAACGTCGTCCTTCTTCGAGCACTCACCGGGAGCGTCGAGAACTAGACCGCCAGCGATGAGGTCGAGCTCCTGCTCGTTGATTTGCTCGAAGCCTTCCAGGGTTTGCAGAGAATTTTGCATTGTGTTGGTTGTTAAAAAGTGGATGGGAAAAGAATTACTACTAGTTGTCGTGGCTATTCGAGTCAACGTCGTCCTTCTTCGAGCAATCGTAGTCGAGTGCCAGTTCGATACCACCGGCGATGAGGTCGAGCTCCTGCTCGTTGATTTGCTCGAAGCCTTCCAGAGTTTGCAGAGAATTTTGCATTGTGTTAATTGTTAAAAGTGAATGAGAAATTATTAACCGTCGTAGCTATTCGAGTCGACGTCGTTCTTTTTTGAGCAATCGTAGTCGAGTGCCAGTTCGATACCGCCGGCAATGAGGTCGAGCTCCTGCTCGTTGATTTGCTCGAAGCCTTCCAGAGTTTGCAGAGAATTTTGCATTGTGTTGGTTGTTAAAAAGTGGATGAGAAAAGAATTACTACTAGTTGTCGTTGCTATTCGAGTCGGTGTCCTCTTTCTTCGAGCACTCACCGGGAGCGTCGAGAACTAGACCGCCGGCAATGAGGTCGAGCTCTTGCTCGTTGATTTGCTCGAAGCCTTCCAGGGTTTGCAGAGAATTTTGCATTGTGTTGGTTGTTAAAAAGTGGATGAGAAAAGAATTACTACTAGTTGTCGTTGCTATTCGAGTCGACGTCGCCCTTCTTCGAGCAATCGTAGTCGAGTGCCAGTTCAATACCTCCGGCAATGAGGTCAAGCTCCTGCTCGTTGATTTGCTCAAAGCTTTCCAGAGTTTGCAGAGAATTTTGCATTGTGTTGGTTGTTAAAAAGTGGATGAGAAAAGAATTACTACTAGTTGTCGTTGCTATTCGAGTCGACGTCGCCCTTCTTCGAGCAATCGTAGTCGAGTGCCAGTTCAATACCTCCGGCAATGAGGTCAAGCTCCTGCTCGTTGATTTGCTCAAAGCTTTCCAGAGTTTGCAGAGAATTTTGCATTGTGTTGGTTGTTAAAAAGTGGATGAGAAAAGAATTACTACTAGTTGTCGTTGCTATTCGAGTCGACGTCGCCCTTCTTCGAGCAATCGTAGTCGAGTGCCAGTTCAATACCTCCGGCAATGAGGTCAAGCTCCTGCTCGTTGATTTGCTCAAAGCTTTCCAGAGTTTGCAGAGAATTTTGCATTGTGTTGGTTGTTAAAAAGTGGATGAGAAAAGAATTACTACTAGTTGTCGTTGCTATTCGAGTCGACGTCGCCCTTCTTCGAGCAATCGTAGTCGAGTGCCAGTTCAATACCTCCGGCAATGAGGTCAAGCTCCTGTCCGTTGATTTGCTCAAAGCTTTCCAGAGTTTGCAGAAAATTTTGCATTGTGTTGGTTGTTAAAAAGTGGATGAGAAATTTTTAATTGAAAAAAGAATTTATTATTGTGTTTTTTTGACAGCAGTATGTTTATAATTAATATTTTCAAGTTGACTAATAATTATCATAAACACTGTTTCATTAATGATAACCGATGTTTCAATACTGCATTACCACCAAGTGATATTTATATATTCGCTAGTTTAAACTGGCGTTTTACATCAACAGTTATTTCCTGACACATCCTCCCATTTAATGCACTACCCTTCTAATTTCTTCTCTGTTAGCATTACTATTAGCAGAAGATCGTATTTTTGAGTTTCCAAATTTATAAGCCAGGTTAACTCTAACACTTCTCTGATCTTTATATGAACTATAATACTGAGGAAGACCGTTAACCGTACTCAAATATTGTGGTCGATCAGTTTTAAGGATATCATTCGCAGAGATGGTAGTCTGTATTTTTTTATTAAAAGCATTAAACTTAAATCCTGCATTAAGCGAATAATAGCTTGTAGTTACATCAATTCCTGATAGTTCCGGAAATTGATACCACACACCCATTTCAGCGATAAGCCCTTTTTCTTCATTTATAACAATACTATTATCAATTGACAGGTATCCACTAAGCCCACTTAAACTTTTTCGAGTATTAGGAATGTATGATTCTACTGAATTGTAGTAAAGCTTTGCCTGAGCATTAATCTCAACCCACTTAAGCTGATTATTTGTAAAACTCTCGGCAATACCGTACGAATATTTTGTTAAGAAATTCAGTGGGGTAGTAATAATATCTTTGGAATCTTGCGGAGTATAAGTTAATTGTTCGAATGCATTATTTTCGCGAGAAAAGAACAATGATGTATTTATATTCTTATTATAAATGTGATTGATTTCTAAATTATTAGTTATCGAAGGTCTAAGGAATGGATTACCAACACTATATATCTGTGGAGTATTAAACCATTTGAATGGACTTAGTGCCCAATATGCTGGTCTGTTTATTCTTTTTCCATAACTGAACGCTAATTCGTTCGCTTTGCCAACTTTATATGTTACATAAGCCGTTGGAAATATCTTGTTGTAAGTATACTTATTGACTTCTCCGCTAATTTCAGACTTTCCAATCGCTTGGGTCAATTCGTTCCGAAGCCCTAATTGAATTTCTAGATTATTTATCTTCTTAGAAGCACTCGCATAAAATGCTTGAACGTTCTCATCATATTTGAAAATATTTCGCAAGCTATTATCTATGATGTATTGGTTGTCTATTTGATTATAGAACAGTAAATCACTTTCGCTTGAAACACTGCTTAGCTTGCTGCCAAAAGATAAATCCGCAAATTTTACTGGCAATATGAAATCCACCTTAGCACTAATAACTTTAATTTTTTCACTACCCGAATTCAAATAATTACTCTCCTCGTTATTCCCATTTACAAGTCTATTGGAAAAATATCGACTGTTATTATCCGCATTATCAAGTACATCAAAGTTTAATTTTAGCTGCTTACCTAGCGAATCAATAAGCACGTTATAATGTAAGTTAACGGTATTATATCCTGTCTTCCTTACTCTATTTGCGATAGTATTTATAGTTGAATCA
This Hymenobacter canadensis DNA region includes the following protein-coding sequences:
- a CDS encoding ComC/BlpC family leader-containing pheromone/bacteriocin; the encoded protein is MQNSLQTLEGFEQINEQELDLIAGGIELALDYDCSKKDDVDSNSHDN
- a CDS encoding ComC/BlpC family leader-containing pheromone/bacteriocin: MQNSLQTLEGFEQINEQELDLIAGGLVLDAPGECSKKDDVDSNSYDG
- a CDS encoding ComC/BlpC family leader-containing pheromone/bacteriocin; the encoded protein is MQNSLQTLEGFEQINEQELDLIAGGIELALDYDCSKKDDVDSNSHDN
- a CDS encoding ComC/BlpC family leader-containing pheromone/bacteriocin, giving the protein MQNSLQTLEGFEQINEQELDLIAGGIELALDYDCSKKNDVDSNSYDG
- a CDS encoding ComC/BlpC family leader-containing pheromone/bacteriocin, producing MQNSLQTLEGFEQINEQELDLIAGGLVLDAPGECSKKEDTDSNSNDN
- a CDS encoding ComC/BlpC family leader-containing pheromone/bacteriocin: MQNSLQTLESFEQINEQELDLIAGGIELALDYDCSKKGDVDSNSNDN
- a CDS encoding outer membrane beta-barrel family protein — its product is MKNKLKQRKELLMLIFFIVASVNSFGQNYNPIIKGNVTDEVYKPLEYANVIIYQDSIEKQVIYTSANGGYEFKGELNKNYKIKILYLGYDPMQFNITLSKDTIIKSQFTKAVTALREVVIKGRKQLVERKIDRLIYNVENSINSNGSDALELLQKTPSLRVRNGEVGIIGKSKAAVMINDKLVYLSGDDLTAFLKSIKSDDISSIEVIPTPPAQYEAQGNSGLINIKTKNPLKDSYSVVIGASNTQATYSRLGGNIGVNFQKNKVTIASSINVGEGSFRITDQQNIELYDQYYSKNGNSTVFNKNMSARLFIDYKINKKSTIGIQYLASKSSPEISENSRISYRNKGESADSTINTIANRVRKTGYNTVNLHYNVLIDSLGKQLKLNFDVLDNADNNSRYFSNRLVNGNNEESNYLNSGSEKIKVISAKVDFILPVKFADLSFGSKLSSVSSESDLLFYNQIDNQYIIDNSLRNIFKYDENVQAFYASASKKINNLEIQLGLRNELTQAIGKSEISGEVNKYTYNKIFPTAYVTYKVGKANELAFSYGKRINRPAYWALSPFKWFNTPQIYSVGNPFLRPSITNNLEINHIYNKNINTSLFFSRENNAFEQLTYTPQDSKDIITTPLNFLTKYSYGIAESFTNNQLKWVEINAQAKLYYNSVESYIPNTRKSLSGLSGYLSIDNSIVINEEKGLIAEMGVWYQFPELSGIDVTTSYYSLNAGFKFNAFNKKIQTTISANDILKTDRPQYLSTVNGLPQYYSSYKDQRSVRVNLAYKFGNSKIRSSANSNANREEIRRVVH